One Nodularia sp. LEGE 06071 DNA segment encodes these proteins:
- a CDS encoding PCP reductase family protein, protein MSDSNFTEALGWTSEAQEKLQNIPFFARSQAKARIEQLARQAEKKVVTADLVEQARLEFGQ, encoded by the coding sequence ATGAGCGATTCAAATTTTACAGAAGCTTTGGGCTGGACATCAGAAGCTCAAGAAAAATTGCAGAATATTCCCTTTTTTGCTCGTTCCCAAGCTAAAGCCCGAATTGAACAGTTAGCACGTCAAGCCGAGAAAAAGGTGGTGACAGCCGATTTGGTTGAACAGGCTAGGCTGGAATTTGGACAGTAG
- a CDS encoding shikimate kinase, which produces MSSLLQGVNLYLIGMMGAGKTTVGQLLANHLGYRFLDTDDVITQSAGRSINQLFAEEGETAFRQLESDVLAQVCAYTRLTVATGGGIVLRPENWSYLHHGLVVWLDVPVELLYTRLAEDTTRPLLQDADPKGKLRSLLEQRTPLYSQADLKITVREAETPEEIAHRVIEAIPSVLKPQVSQ; this is translated from the coding sequence GTGAGCAGCTTATTGCAAGGAGTCAACCTGTATTTAATTGGCATGATGGGCGCTGGTAAAACTACGGTAGGACAATTACTCGCTAATCATCTGGGTTATAGGTTTTTAGATACCGATGATGTAATTACCCAATCAGCAGGAAGATCCATCAATCAGCTTTTTGCTGAAGAAGGTGAAACAGCATTTCGCCAGTTAGAAAGCGATGTATTGGCACAAGTGTGTGCTTATACGCGGTTGACTGTAGCAACAGGTGGAGGCATCGTGTTACGGCCAGAAAACTGGAGTTACTTACACCACGGTTTAGTTGTGTGGCTAGACGTGCCAGTGGAATTACTCTACACCCGTTTGGCAGAGGATACCACAAGACCATTATTACAAGATGCTGATCCCAAAGGTAAATTGCGATCGCTTCTCGAACAACGCACACCACTTTACTCTCAAGCTGACCTCAAAATCACTGTCAGAGAAGCAGAAACACCTGAAGAAATTGCTCACAGAGTCATAGAGGCAATTCCCAGCGTTCTCAAACCACAAGTTTCTCAGTGA